The Arcobacter sp. CECT 8986 DNA segment TAAAAGTGATAGAAGAATCAAAAGATTTTTTACAAAACAATAGCTCAAATATCATCAACTTTTGTGATAATTTGACTTTTGATATGTTTAATAAAGTTGTAAAAAGAGACAACACTCTTATAAAAATAACTATGAAAGAGCTACTTCTTTTAGAACTACTACTTAAAAATAAAAATCGTTATGTTACTTATCAAGAGATAGAAAATTATGTTTGGGCAGATGATATGATGAGTAAAGATGCTTTAAAATCACTAATCAAAAGATTGAAAAATACTCTTGAGTGTGAGTGTATTATAAATTTGTCTGGATATGGTTATAAAATAGATGTATGATATAAATATAGTCTTGGCTTATGGTGTAACCTTTGGAATACTTATTATGAGTATTTTATATACTTTAGTTAG contains these protein-coding regions:
- a CDS encoding response regulator, with the translated sequence MKILYVEDDEVARVNAVEFLEDYFENIYSAKDGLEALSLYEKFHPDIIITDIQMPKINGLEFIKKVRKHDLNTQIIIISAYSTKDYLLQAVELRLIKYLIKPIKFDELLKVIEESKDFLQNNSSNIINFCDNLTFDMFNKVVKRDNTLIKITMKELLLLELLLKNKNRYVTYQEIENYVWADDMMSKDALKSLIKRLKNTLECECIINLSGYGYKIDV